AAGCGTGACAGTCTCGATTCCTTGTTCATTCTCATGGTTATCCATACCAAGTCCTCCTCTTTTCCCCTCAACCTGCTCTCTCCGAACAGGAATTGTTTCAAACATGGGTAATTCCTCCCATCAACTTTAATTAAATATCTATTTCACGGCGAGACGCCTTTTCATCTTTTCAACAGAAACGGAATCATCGCATTCTATCGCCTTGTAAATATAGGGAATTGAAGAGCGCCACGCATCGAGCGCCGCGCGGTAGGCCTCAACTCCCGAAGGTGTCAGGGCATAGACCCGCCTCTTCTGAGCACCCTTGAGTTGCTGCTCTTCGCTGACTTCCGTATAACCCTGTTTCGTCAATTCCTTGAGGATTGGATAAATAGTTCCCAATGTGGGCGTACAGCAGCCGTTAGTCATCGACTGGAGTTCCTTCAAGATCCCGTAGCCATGGTTAGGCCCCTCAGACAGTACCTTGAGGACCAGGATCTTGGTGAAACCGATATTGATCAGTGATTTCCAGTAACTTGCTTCTGTAAGTTTCATCGGACGACGACGCCTCCCCAGCATTTTCATTATATTGTATGTCAATACAATGACGTCTATCTTAATTGTCAGGGCTTGTCAAATCTTTTTTGTATGAATCCGAACGGGTTTGACAACGCCGTCCCAAGAAGCGAAGGAGAATGCCCTGTTGAGTGCACCGACGATACGGCTGAATGGCCGGGATATCGCCCATGACATCCGCGAATCGATATGCGAGTCCTGCGGGGATCTTACCGATAACAACACCAGGCTTGACTGTCGTGAATGGCATTACTGCGGCAAGGTTTACTTTGCAGCGCTGTTGTCCCTGCTGTCGAAGCGATTATGAGCGCCATGCTGAACCTGGAAGCGCCGCCGGTCGTTCCAGGCCCATTGAAAGATTGCCGGAAAACTTTCAGCCGGAGATAAACACCTTCTTCAATCCCATCTTTTCCTCCCTCCTCAGTTGCAGTGGTTGCAATGTTCCATCTCCCCGGCTGAAAAGGGCAGGATCTGGAGCGTCGTGTGGTTGATCCCGTACTTCTGAAGCAGCATTTCCTGGACAGTGCGGATGATTGTTTCGTGGTCTGGGGACTCCTCGCCGGATTTAACATGGGCGGAGAGCAGTTTCTGCTCGGAACCGGTCTCCCAGATATGGAGATCGTTGACCTCCGCCACACTGGGGATGGCCAGCAGGTCATTCTTGAC
This Deltaproteobacteria bacterium DNA region includes the following protein-coding sequences:
- a CDS encoding PadR family transcriptional regulator is translated as MKLTEASYWKSLINIGFTKILVLKVLSEGPNHGYGILKELQSMTNGCCTPTLGTIYPILKELTKQGYTEVSEEQQLKGAQKRRVYALTPSGVEAYRAALDAWRSSIPYIYKAIECDDSVSVEKMKRRLAVK
- a CDS encoding DUF2703 domain-containing protein produces the protein MTTPSQEAKENALLSAPTIRLNGRDIAHDIRESICESCGDLTDNNTRLDCREWHYCGKVYFAALLSLLSKRL